Genomic segment of Myxococcus stipitatus:
GGCGGCTGACCCCCGTGCAGACGCAGGGGCTGACGGGCGTGAAGGACATCGCCGCGGGCAACGTGCACTCACTGGCGCTGACGGCCGATGGGCGGCTGTGGACGTGGGGCGGCAACGTGGACGGGCAGCTCGGCACGGGAGACCTCGTGGGCCGCTCGCTCCCGGGCTCCCTGCCGGGGATGACGGGCGTGGTGGCGCTGTCGGGCGGAGGCTCGCACTCGTTGATCATCAAGACGGACGGCTCGGTGTGGAGCTGGGGGAAGAACGACGCGGGCCAGCTGGGGCTGGGCTCCGTCGTGTCGACCCCCACGCCGACGCAAGTGCCCGGACTGACGGAGATGGTGGCCGTGACGGGCGGCGGCCAGCACTCGGTGGCGCTGAGGGTGGACGGGTCCGTGTGGGCGTGGGGAAGCAATGCCCGTGCGCAGTTGGGGGATGGAACCCAGACACAGCGCCTGTCGCCCTTCCAGGTGCCGGGCCTCACCCAGGTGAAGGGCGTCGCCGCGGGGGGCGGACTGCACTCGGTGGCGGTGAAGGGCAATGGCGAGGTGTGGGCCTGGGGCTCCAACAGCGAAGGGCAGGTGGGGGATGGGACGTACCTGATGAAGCTCGTGCCCACGACGGCGCGGGTGCTGGTGGAGCGCGCGGACGTCTCCGCGGGAGGCGGGCACACGCTGGCCCTCAAGCCGGACGGCACCGCGTGGGGCTGGGGCCTGAATGCGCAGTCGCAACTGGGTGACGGGACGACGACCGCCCGTCCGTTGCCGGTGCAGGTGCTCAACCTGACGCGTGTGGCGGCGGTCTCCGCGGGCACCTACCACTCGCTGGCGCTCAAGGAGGACGGCACGGTGTGGGGCTGGGGGGCCAACTACTGGGGCGCGCTCGGGGATGGGACGGGGCTCAATCGCAGTCAGCCCGTCAAGGTGAGCGGCACGCTGTCGGCGATGACCGTGGCCTCGGGGACCTTCCACTCCCTGGCGTTGAGCGTGGATGGCTCGGTGTGGGCCTGGGGCGACAACGGCGTGGGGCAGCTGGGCGATGGGACCCTCACGCCCACGCGGAACGCGCCCTTCCGGGTGCCGAACCTGGACGGTGTCGTCTCCCTGGCCGCGGGAGGCGAGCACTCCCTGGCCTTGAAGGCGGATGGCACGGTCTGGGTCTGGGGCCGACAGGACACGTGCGCGGACCCGGAGAACGTGGGCCGGGTGCTGCGGGTGCCCGAGCAGGTGCAGGGCCTGACGGACGTGGTGGCGGTGAGGGCCGGGCGCTGTCACTCCGCCGTGCTGCGCGCCGACGGCACCATCTGGGCCTGGGGCCGCAATGCCGAGGGCCAGCTCGGCGATGGCACCTTCACCGACCGCCTGACGCCGGCGCGGGTGGATGGCCTCACCGGCGTCATCTCCCTCTCGGTGGGGACGGAGCAGACGCTGGCGCTCAAGGCGGATGGCACCGCGTGGGCCTGGGGACCCAATACCCACGGCCAGCTGGGCGGAGGCCTCTCGGTGCCGCGCACGCGGCCCACGCAGGTGCCCACGTTCACCGACGTGCGGACGGTGGCGATGGGGGCGGTGCATGCCCTGGTGCTGAAGGACGACCTGACGCTCTGGGCCTGGGGGAGCAACGCCGAGGGGCAGGTGGGGGACGGCGCGCTGGATTGGCAGGCGGTGCCGGTGCGCTCGGGGCTGGCCGCGTCGCGAGGCCTGGCCGCGGCGACGCAGTACTCCATGGGCATCGCGCTGGATGGCAGCGTCCAGGCGACGGGGGCCAATGGCTCGGGGCAGCTGGGGGACGGGACGCTGTTTCCCCGCGCGGAGCCCGTGCCCGTCATCGGCCTCGCGGAGTGTCGAGCCATCGCGGGAGGCTCCACCCATGGCCTGGCGCTGAAGACCGACGGCCGCGTCCTCTCCTGGGGGGCGAACGCGGAAGGCGAGCTGGGGGATGGCACCACCGTGCCTCGTCTCGCGCCCGCGGTGGTGGGGCCGCTGGCGGGCGTGCTGTCCATCGCCGTGGGGGCGCGTCACTCCCTGGCGCTCCTGGGAGACGGCTCCGTGCAGGCGTGGGGCTCCAACATCCAGGGCCAGCTGGGAGACGGGACGACGGTGTCCCGCGTGCTGCCCGTCCGCGTCCAGGGGCTGACGGGGGTGGCGGCCATCGCGGCGGGGGACGGCTTCTCCCTCGCGCTCAAGCATGACGGCACGGTGTGGGCCTGGGGCGGCAACACCTTGGGACAGCTGGGCGATGGCACCACCCTGCGCGGCCTGGTCCCGGTGCGGACCCAGGGGCTCACGGGCGTCACCGCCATCGCCGCCGGACGCAACCACTCGCTGGCGCTGAAGGGCGACGGGACACTCTGGTCCTGGGGCTCCAACACCTACGGCGAGCTGGGGGATGGCACCCAGGCGCGGAAGCTCGCGCCCGTGCAGGTGACCTCCTTGACGGGCGTGAGCGCCTTGGACGCGGGGGACCACCACAGCCTCGCGGTGACGTCGGGAGGCAAGGTGTGGGGCTGGGGCCGCAACCAGTTCGGCCAGGTGGGCAAGGGCGTGAAGTCGAACTGGCAGCTCCTGCCCGCGCAGGTGCCAGGGCTCACCAGCGCCGTGGCCGTGGCGGGTGGTGGCGAGCACTCGCTGGCCCTGCTCTCGGACCGGAGCGTCTGGGCCTGGGGCCACGGCGACATGGGCCAGCTGGGCACGGGGATGTCCAACCTCCGCGTGAGCCCCGTGCAGGTCTGGTAGCACGCGCACCGGGACACGGCGCTTCCGCCGTGTCCCGGGAGCGATGCGGTGCGGACTACTTCGACTTGCTGAACTCGCGGCTCGCGATGACGCCCTGCACCTCGGCGAGCGCACGGGCACCGGACGCGGACTCCAGGGCCTTCTCGGCGATGGCCTGCACCTGACGCTTGGCCTCGGCGAGCTCCGT
This window contains:
- a CDS encoding RCC1 repeat-containing protein, with product MNRVRSQSVVAVWRGLLCVLFLAACAGPEGFAPSDEPVSTRAAEGTSRQGSVLAGRHHSLVLKADGTVWSWGGNNYGQLGTGSMRQNPMPARVWRLFSITAIGAGELHSLALKSDGTVWSWGANTNGQLGDGTTISRSVPAPVPGLTNVVAIAAGFSHSMVLKADGTVWAWGLNAAGQLGDGTSTRRLTPVQTQGLTGVKDIAAGNVHSLALTADGRLWTWGGNVDGQLGTGDLVGRSLPGSLPGMTGVVALSGGGSHSLIIKTDGSVWSWGKNDAGQLGLGSVVSTPTPTQVPGLTEMVAVTGGGQHSVALRVDGSVWAWGSNARAQLGDGTQTQRLSPFQVPGLTQVKGVAAGGGLHSVAVKGNGEVWAWGSNSEGQVGDGTYLMKLVPTTARVLVERADVSAGGGHTLALKPDGTAWGWGLNAQSQLGDGTTTARPLPVQVLNLTRVAAVSAGTYHSLALKEDGTVWGWGANYWGALGDGTGLNRSQPVKVSGTLSAMTVASGTFHSLALSVDGSVWAWGDNGVGQLGDGTLTPTRNAPFRVPNLDGVVSLAAGGEHSLALKADGTVWVWGRQDTCADPENVGRVLRVPEQVQGLTDVVAVRAGRCHSAVLRADGTIWAWGRNAEGQLGDGTFTDRLTPARVDGLTGVISLSVGTEQTLALKADGTAWAWGPNTHGQLGGGLSVPRTRPTQVPTFTDVRTVAMGAVHALVLKDDLTLWAWGSNAEGQVGDGALDWQAVPVRSGLAASRGLAAATQYSMGIALDGSVQATGANGSGQLGDGTLFPRAEPVPVIGLAECRAIAGGSTHGLALKTDGRVLSWGANAEGELGDGTTVPRLAPAVVGPLAGVLSIAVGARHSLALLGDGSVQAWGSNIQGQLGDGTTVSRVLPVRVQGLTGVAAIAAGDGFSLALKHDGTVWAWGGNTLGQLGDGTTLRGLVPVRTQGLTGVTAIAAGRNHSLALKGDGTLWSWGSNTYGELGDGTQARKLAPVQVTSLTGVSALDAGDHHSLAVTSGGKVWGWGRNQFGQVGKGVKSNWQLLPAQVPGLTSAVAVAGGGEHSLALLSDRSVWAWGHGDMGQLGTGMSNLRVSPVQVW